The window TGGCGTTTTAGTTTTATGTGCTGTCAAAATCCAACATCTTTTATATTTGAAGTTGTTAATTTGCAACTTTACCTTAATTTGTGATTGTGACTTGAATATTGTAAACGATCACCTTATGCATTTTTCAAGGTAACTTTTCAcatctgctttttttttttttatatgcatatatgtgttTGGatgtaaatttgtattttagGTGGGATCTCACATGCATTTTCAAACCAAGTTTAATAAAATGTTAGTAGTGATTTAAAGGATATTTTTCACATCTGTTATTTTATATGCGTATATATGTTTTGAATGTAAATTTGTACTTTAGGTAAGATCACACAATCCGTGTTACTAGCACATAATTTGTGTCTTTCACGCTGCGTTCCCATGTAGGATGTTAATTATATTGTATTAAGAAAAAGCATCATACAATATTGCTAGCAGTCTTTCACAGTAGAATTTAGTCATTACATTTCAGTCTACGTTTAGAGGTGCTACAAATTGGGTAAATGCTCAATTAATGGAAAAATATTACTCAAATAGTATTCAGTCTTTGTTTATTCCAATATCTCTGCTACACAAGTACATACTTTTGCAACTTCATTTTGTCTATGGATAATACTATTAATAGATAAATTTTATACAACAATTTTTACAACTTATGAGagaaaaaaggataaaagtaataagaggggaaaattataaaatgttataaaattcttttagaAGTGTATCATTACTCTATGACTATTGACTTTTACCTAATTCAATGACTATTGTCCGAGACGTGATCAGTGCTACCTTTAACATTGCTAACACCAAAAGTTTCACCTAATGGGATCTACTGGTAACGTATTGTTTGGAATTAGGAGCGAAAGTATTTGTATCTTTACATGACTTCTATATACTTATGCTATTTGGCACTCCTCTACCTGTAACTCCAGGAGCCGAGGAGGCTACGAGCAACTCATATGGTGGAATTCCAGCACCACATCTATTTCTACGTGTTGTGTCTTTATTTCTCTTGTCAATCTCCTTTTCTATTCTCTTTATATCCATGGAAAACTCATAGAATGCCTTTATGATTTCAGGGTCGCCAGTCCAATCTGACAAGTCCTTCCTCTGCCCCATGTACTCTTCATCAGGCGAATGCTGAGAAAGTATGTTAACCACTGCTAGAAACTTGGTGGTTTCAAACATATTTGGCAAGCAAGACAGCAAGTATCCTTCTGGGTCCTCCAAAAATTCTTTGTACTCTAAATCATCCTCTTTGGGCAACAACTTCTTCATGTGTGGGGAACGCATTGGGACATACCCACCAAGAGGGTATTGCCCAAAATTCACAGCTGAATGCTGAACTGAAGCAACCCATATGAGTGTGGTGAGTATTGAAGTAAGATCACTAGGAGTGGAGAGTGTGGGCCACCAACTTGCATTTGCATGATCAGCGTGGCCAACATTGGTGACCTCACTATACCATGATTGAAGCTCACTATCAGATCGAACCATGATCCTATCACTGTAATAGTAGTTCACATAAGTCCTAACCAAGTTCTCCAAAGCAAACCATATAAGAAGTCCATCATTTGCATAAGGGTAGTCTTCAATCAGTAGTCTTAGTCCATGGGGATGTGTTGGATCAGGTTCTGCTAGTCCCCTGCATATTGATTAGAACAAGATAATGAgatcataaattcataattttgtacGTTATTTAAAGAGAGAAGTGCACAAATAATTGTTTTCGTGTGATAGCTAGTTGCTGTGTCTCCACGATAATAATGACATGTATTATTGTATTCATGTATGAGTCTAAGTATACGAACCTTCTAATGAGATCAGCAGGAAGGGCTTCCATGTCAAAACGCCACCAATCTTTATAAGCAGCTGAGATAATCTCAGTGCTGTATTTGCCAGAAGAAAAATCAGTCTCAATGATGCCTCCTTCGTTGATGAGAGCCTCACGAGCCAATGCATTTATTTGCAACGTGTGTTTCAAATGAGGCTTTAGAAGTTTGAAAACCGGGTGCATTGCACTTAGTTGGCGATGAGCAGCTATGATGAATGGCTCCATGCATGCGTGGGTTCTCAACCTGTTCAACAAACATCAAATTCCATGTCAGGTAACTATAGTGAATATTGGATAATTGATAGTTAAAGGGTTTGGTTGAATTGCATACCAATGATGGACAAGTTGGTGAACACCAGCGTCATTGGAGCAAACATGGGCTTTGGCAATTTGCCACAACCAATGAGAGGTGGCATCCAATGGAGGGGTAAGGACCTGTTTCGATTCTGGAAGACTCAACTCGATGGCAATAGGCTTCAAAGTACCTAGTCTTGTCAAATACAAGATGGTGCGAGTTGCATAAGCTTTCCTATCTTCACGAGCATTGATGCCATTCAGAAATGGGAGATAGGCATCATGATAATCCAACATGAATAGCTTCTTTTCTGCCATTGCCTGCAcaaatagaaaatgtaaaacttcaaactcccaacacacacaaaaagaaaggaatctTTGTAGTTGTGACTGATGAAGTTGAGAATAACTGACAACTAATTAAATTgctcaaataatataaaaaatggaatTCATTGACTTATTTACCTGTTGTACAGGCATTCCATCCAAATGGCTTATTATGTGTTCTTCTTTTAGGGCAGACTTTTGGGCACCGTATATGGAAGGATCCAGATCACTGACGGGTGGGAAagtctataaaaaatttaagagtaAAATACAAATCAATACATGTACCAAAATAAAAGATAGAAATCAATATATGTATTtgctaaatttaataaattcagAGCAAGATTTTAACGATGGAAGCAGAGATTGAAATCACGAATGAAACTTCCGaatctttatttgattttaacagGCTAATTTATGGTTGAACAGTGATGGACTTGTAATATTTAAACCAGACATAAGTACATAACCACTCTAGGATCTGACTAGTTGAGCTTGCTTAATCTCTTAGTATTGttatatgttttataattacCTCAAGTCTTTTTATGCTTAGAGGGTTGATACCGGCCAATGCTTGACGCCCAAGTTCTTCATCTTTTATGCAACAACAATTCCCTGAAAATACAAGGAACATTTTTCTTGTTAGAATATTTTCATCATAAACTGTTTGGAATGAAGATAATTAGTTTGATATTGCTAGCTTAGGTATACGTACCACCATTGATAATACGCGGAGTATCGAATTTAAAATACTCTTCCACGTCATTTTGGATCTTGCTCATCATATTCATAGGTAGaggccattttgttgtggttaCGTTCTCGGGTTTCATTTTATCAACGTGCTTTCTCTTGTATATCTGTTGAACATCTGAAAGCTGCTTGAAATTTCCACACTTGGTGATACAAGTTCTTATGAAGGGAATCAAATTCCGGGTTGCCCCTTTTAACTTTTCCACATCAAGAGCTTCCTTTCTCACACCTTCAAAAGCTTCATCTCTTGGCACATAACTTTCCACGGATGAATTTATAGGGGACTCATACTTCTCGTCTGTCATGGTTTAAAAAGGAAACGTGAATATATGGTAAAGACTAGATATATAACCAACGAAATATAAATAGGCTTTTCATATTGTATATTGTATACCATTAAAAAGTATATGTACCTTTTTATAGTATAATTTgttctaaatatttttgtaaactgtatatttccatttttaatttgcCTTTACCAAACTTGAAAacctttttaataaaattcatgtaaaggatttattttttgtgtaataCTTTTCATACACAAAATTTGTATAATAAAACGAGTTTTATACTGTAACTAACTGAATCATAAATCaccatttaataattatttttaaaattaataaatttatcatatataatatattgtgaTGGATAATTATGCTATAATGTTATAGTTATTGATGTGAAAAAGTATATGGAGGAGGGGTGAGAGTACACGTgtgttaatattaaatttatcgtGAAATGAAACTCACCGGTTGTGGCATGAGGACGACCGGTTCTGCAGCGTCTGGGACATGGGTAGTCTCTGGTCCCTAATATTGGCCTCACATGTTCTTGTCCTTTGTCTGGATTTCCCAAGTCATTGTAGACATCATAGTCATACACTCTTTCACATCCCCTTCTCACTCCTTTTCCATTACCTCTAAGCTGCTTCAGTTCCTCTTTTCTTAGCTTTTTCAGACCCGCTGGTGTATGACATGGTAAGTATGCCTGCTTAATTACATCCATGCAAAATGTAATCAACTCAGTGCCAATTTTTACGTGACACGTTGGTAGTTTTCAAAAGTGTTGATAAAACTTGATTAAGTGACAGgtaaaaattagttgaaacCATGAACACATTCTAGTTTGAGACCATACAATATAGTTTTTCATGCaattaacaaacaaaatatcaattacCTTGTTGCTAAAGAAAACTCTCTCCTCTGGATGAACCTTCTCAGGTTGAATCCAAGAATTGCAGGCAATATCCACAACACCTTCAATGGAAAAGCCTTCCAAAAAGATCTCTTTGTCGTATTTGTTTGTCACAGTAATAGCTACCGGGAACCCAAAATCTGAATCTATCTCAAATTCTACTTTGTATGTGGACCTCTCAGCCCCCACCTTATAGCATTTCAACCACTCCAATTCAACTGGGTTGCTCAGTTTTGGCTCCATCGTTCCTACAATTTTATAGGCCACTCAAATAAGTCATATACTAATAAATATCTGAAAACATAACAAAGTGCatacaaattaactaatataaGGATATTATTGATGCAAAGAAGATAGGGCTTACTCGGGTCAATTTCGGTGCTAACTAGCTGCAACACAATTATTCCTCTTTCATGAAGAGCATTTTTGAAAGTACCAAAGTGTTGAAGCATCATGGCCATCATCTCCTTATGATCAGTAATATCACTATTCTTGATGGTTATAGTTCCCGTTATGGTCACACTCATCGGATTCAAGGCAAGGTCTCTCTTGGAAGACTCATCTAATTTGATAAATGGTGGTTGCGAATATGGGGCAGGTAGTTGCAACATCGTCTTCAGCTCCGAGAAAGTGGGAAGTATGGAAACTGTTTTCTGCCTCTTAATGCAGAAACGGTTAGGTTGTGAAGAACATCTTGAAACATCAGAACAAAATGCTTCCACCATACGTTGTCCCATAATTTCTTTTACCATAGCCATTCTGAAAGTGCTAAAATCTGAAGTATATGTTTTCTCCTGTATGTGTTCCTTTACTATATTACACAACAGTTAGGATAGTAGAATTGCGTGTGCTTTTGAGTTTTGATGATCTGGTAATATATTAAGAACCATATATATTTATAGCTGGAGAAACCCATAAACTGCCAACTGAATGCTGTAAACGAGTGGGAGATTTTTTACGTACAGAACTGTCCAAAAATGAAACCGTTGGAAACAATGTGAATCAcgttaagaaggaaaataagtGACTGTTCAATACAATGAcataattaaattgttaataagtggaaaaaaggagagaggagatctatttttttatatccatAATATTAGTGTTAAATATCTGACTAATTTTTTCTGTCAGTTAAACTTGACTTATTATCTTTAGTGAAAtgtctttttaaattatattttctttttcattcacgAAACTTAAAGttaatatcttatttaaaaGAATCAAGTTTAATGTCATCAAACTAATGATTTCTTGAGAGATAATTTCTATACATATACTAAATGTGCTTGATTTTTACCTAGTCCTTTTCTAGGTCTAAATGGCCTCTTTTTTTTCCTGAGTTTGGGATGTCTATGCTAGCCAGCATTAAGTTAGTAAGACATATATAGGCACGTTTAAAGCTAAACTAGTATGTTATTAACTATATTGATCTCTACACATATACCAAATGGCTTGCaaatatactaattaattaatttaattaatatagatATGTGTACATATAAAGACAAACCGTCGTTTAACAACTCTAATATTTAATCACTACTATAGAAATTCCATTTTACATCggttaaaaagaatattttacaaCTAAGTTATTCACATGATGTAGTTTTTGACGAATGTTTGAATCACTAATAGAATCGATTTAGTATTTCCTTGCCCATTCTTCGAATCTGTGTCTCCCTTTCCTTTCACATCCAAACAATTAGAGTACCAAACCTCATATATTCAAACAAACAAGCAAATGATCTATGCTATTTAAACTTCTCGTAGATCCAAATAAACTTCTTGTGGTTCGTGGTGTGTCCCATTGTGGAGTGCCTCGACGGCGACCTCCGTCACGAATTGGCTTGGATTCTTATTCTGGGAAGCTCCTTTGAACTAAAACTCCTTggaaacaatcaattttaattttttggttgcGAACGACACACGATGATGAAAGAGCGAGATTGTTCTATGCATCATTGTTGCGATTCTTCTTCTGCATGATTTGCTTGTTTGCTTGACAATGGTTCTTGACAAGAGTGAGGAGATATGTTCATTGATGGAGAGCTTTAATTGGCGAAGGAATTTTTGTGCTCGAGCTCAAAATCCTTGACGAGCTTTGGACAAGAGTTTAGAAACTTGAGTTAGATAGGATATTTAATCTCTTAGATTGGTCATACTTTTGAGTTTGTGCTGAGTgctgaaaaaactaaaaattatcttagTTACTTATTATGTTTTAACACATAAGAACTATCACGCattgaatgttttcaaatttgaagttgaactttgaaagAAGATCccatttttaatttacaaaatttagttgGAAATTAAGCTTGTCCCGTAATTTTCGAAATTAATGGGCCAACCGTGCTTGACCCCATTCCCATCACCATCAGTGCTAAAATTGCATGCAACCGTACCTGACAACCGTGAGACAATTTCACTTTCACATGCATTCTTCTTTAAATTTGGACCTAAGTTTCAAGCtctaacaatttaaattttcttacctTTAAGCATCTCTTACAGGCTTCAAAACTTTCACATTTAAGCTTAGTATATATTTAAACagtaaaaaagatatattagtGCATTTGTTATGCTTTgacataataaagaaaaaaaattggaaagttAATGACGAACTAaatgttgttttaattaatttaagaggACCTCTAACTGTATTTCTATATAATATTTAGGCGTGTCTGGAGCTATCAGTGTCAGACACGCTAAGTTTAATTTCAGCCATATATGCTCAACTGGctcaaaaataacaaatatgttGTTATCCagagaaaaaattaatcaattacctTAATTAACGTTGTTCATGAGGCAGTCGAGTTTCTATTTTCTCAAATACACGCTTTTTATAAACGAAGAAATGGCTTCGTTTCAAGCATCCAGGAAACATGTACTTGCATGGTTTTAGTCcacaaaaatatgatattattttcttaaaacttatttacatcaaaataaaatgtattacaTGTTAGCCTAAAAAAAGcatagttatttaaaatatgtatttaaataatttaatttcatcttttaGTCAAGTAAAACGTGTCAAATGCAAGCGAACCCTATACGAAGACCTGTAAGCATCATGCATACATCGATCAtactttgaataataaaaaaaaaagaggtaaacgCAAGAATTAAACGAATATGAGCCACATGAGTAAGTAGATAATATCAGAAACCAAAACCATGAAATTTTGAGTAGGATAGAGCCAACAAAAACACGCAGAGACCAGTCCTTTTCATTGTACTATGTAGTGTGATATTAGTTTTGCTTAATTTAAAACGAGTTAAATTACTTCTTATATTCTATTATATTACCAAACTAAAAAGACGTGCGAAAGTTTGAACAGACTATGTATAAAGAGaagtataattataatatatattttaatacacttttattattatatgatttttataatttgtctaCTTAAGTTAATAACAAGTAAATGTTACAATCTAGTACTActgtttttaagttattttgaatttttttatagtattctatcattcttttttttttattattatttattgggatcaagtcaaatccATATGATCTAATTGTAAAGATAATTACCACGCACAGTGAGGATCCTGATACCTATATCATTTCTAACTATCCTTAATAGTGgagtattaatttattatcgAATTATTACGTGACACGTATGATGAAGAAATAACAGTTAATgtactttgaaaaaaattatctaatagacaaataaaaaaaaatgcttggtGGGTTTCTTTCAAATGTTGTGCTTGCAGCTTTCACCAATGCTGATTGCATcttttttatcatctttttaaTTCGAGATTTTGGTTACATGTAATTAGAATATTGCAATTACTCGTGGGAAGCCAATGTTGAAATTCGAGTGGTATATGTACTATGGAAATCGTGTTTGATGAACCATTCTTTTTGAATCGAGCCTTATGCAGGTAAGGCGTGAttgaattcaattaattaatagtatcaTTTATAGGATATTTTTCTCCACTTTCTTAGTATAAATgggaaaaaatatcaataagaattaaatataataccaaaaaatttataacattcgcgtgtatcataattaattaattaagttacactttttatatctaatattattttttatattttatataagaaataaaaaagaatattttttttattctaattataaaacataGGATAACTTCCAAGTATGttagttgttaaaaaaattaaccttgaTTAATTATCAAGtttattaatgatatataatttatgatattattaattaaaactaattattatatttaatcgtTTTTATTGATCTTTTTGAATTACTTGTATATAGGATCAgcgatttatttacttttattttgtttattataaaacCAACATAATTAACCTCTTTGTCAACATAAGATTTTATATGATTCATTATGATAGGAATAAGATTTTACGATGCTTTTTTTATgtgagttatttaattattgttgtAGAAGATGACGTAGTGACGATTAACTTtgcaatcaaaatcaattattttacatcttttattagttaactgatgtaaaaaaacattttacctTGATTCAAAATAAATCGATGTAGAAAtgactttaaaaattatatatgattctTTTCTTGGATATGCACCAATTGCAAACAATATAGATGAGCCTCGTCAAGGATTTTGAGCTCGAGCACAAAAATTCCTTCGCCAATTAAAGCTCTCCATCAATGAACATATCTCCTCACTCTTGTCAAGCAAACAAGCAAATCATTAATGATGCATCGAACGAATCTCGCTCTATCAATGTGAATTGTAGCACTGATGGTGATGGGAATGGGGTCAAGCACGGTTGCCCCATTAATTTCGAAAATTACGGGACAAGCTTAATTTCcaactaaattttgtaaattaaaaatggGATCTTCTTTCAAAGTTTAActtcaattttgaaaacattcaATGCGTGATAGTTCTTATGTGTTAAAACATAATAAgtaattaagataatttttagttttttcagcACTCAGCACAAACTCAAAAGTATGACCAATCTAAGAGATTAAATATCCTATCTAACTCAAGTTTCTAAACTCTTGTCCTAAGAGATGATGGAACTCTCTTTTAATTTACGCTTTTTAGTATACGTGAGCATATTTAATTTGCAACAACTTGAAATACATAAACACTCTACTCAAAATTTCGTAGATGACTAGATTTCATTGGTTTTGGTTTCTGATTGCGGCACGGGTTCATATTTGTTTTAATGTTTTCCACTTTCCTCTTTGGTTTTATTCAATGCATGACATAGTTGATGCCTACGGGTCCCCGCAGGAATTCGCTTTCATTCCACACGTTTTACTAATTGACTAGCTAGCTAAGATTACGtaatagtaaattatttttctgttaaTATATCTTTAAATTATATCATTCTTGTTCATTGTAAAAGAATTATGCTTTTTTATAGACTGGCTAACATATAGTaatatattgtattttattgtcattaaatgtttaaaattaataaaattcaaataattaaatatcaagACTAAAATAATTAGTACTGTATCATGCATATTTTTCATGGACTGAATTATATTTAAGCATGCAATGACTCAGCACATATGCTCCATCGATGCAAGAGCGGATGGAGCATTTTCTCCTTTATATATGCACaagcataaataaattttgtaaaaattaaaagaaattctaATTTCTCATGAACAACGCTAaagtaattgataaatttatatatctCCAGTTAACAAGATAGTTCCACT of the Glycine max cultivar Williams 82 chromosome 13, Glycine_max_v4.0, whole genome shotgun sequence genome contains:
- the LOC100785480 gene encoding lipoxygenase 3, chloroplastic — translated: MAMVKEIMGQRMVEAFCSDVSRCSSQPNRFCIKRQKTVSILPTFSELKTMLQLPAPYSQPPFIKLDESSKRDLALNPMSVTITGTITIKNSDITDHKEMMAMMLQHFGTFKNALHERGIIVLQLVSTEIDPRTMEPKLSNPVELEWLKCYKVGAERSTYKVEFEIDSDFGFPVAITVTNKYDKEIFLEGFSIEGVVDIACNSWIQPEKVHPEERVFFSNKAYLPCHTPAGLKKLRKEELKQLRGNGKGVRRGCERVYDYDVYNDLGNPDKGQEHVRPILGTRDYPCPRRCRTGRPHATTDEKYESPINSSVESYVPRDEAFEGVRKEALDVEKLKGATRNLIPFIRTCITKCGNFKQLSDVQQIYKRKHVDKMKPENVTTTKWPLPMNMMSKIQNDVEEYFKFDTPRIINGGNCCCIKDEELGRQALAGINPLSIKRLETFPPVSDLDPSIYGAQKSALKEEHIISHLDGMPVQQAMAEKKLFMLDYHDAYLPFLNGINAREDRKAYATRTILYLTRLGTLKPIAIELSLPESKQVLTPPLDATSHWLWQIAKAHVCSNDAGVHQLVHHWLRTHACMEPFIIAAHRQLSAMHPVFKLLKPHLKHTLQINALAREALINEGGIIETDFSSGKYSTEIISAAYKDWWRFDMEALPADLIRRGLAEPDPTHPHGLRLLIEDYPYANDGLLIWFALENLVRTYVNYYYSDRIMVRSDSELQSWYSEVTNVGHADHANASWWPTLSTPSDLTSILTTLIWVASVQHSAVNFGQYPLGGYVPMRSPHMKKLLPKEDDLEYKEFLEDPEGYLLSCLPNMFETTKFLAVVNILSQHSPDEEYMGQRKDLSDWTGDPEIIKAFYEFSMDIKRIEKEIDKRNKDTTRRNRCGAGIPPYELLVASSAPGVTGRGVPNSISI